The Crassostrea angulata isolate pt1a10 chromosome 1, ASM2561291v2, whole genome shotgun sequence nucleotide sequence attttttgaaaattgtatacACAATGTCATGTGATAGTTACTTACAAAATACGTTATTTTTTTCGGataatacattttgttaaattttctttattattatgtaGTTAATCGCATCAATAGTTATTCCCAATACATGCACTATAGTGTAGATAAAATAGCAGCTTTGTTATCAACTGCGTgcatgcttaaaaaaaatgtgcaggTCTTCATAAAATTTCAGTGGCGTAGCTAGGGATAGAATATTTGTAAACGCGTGCTTACAGTGCTTTAATATAGCTACGCCTTGTGAATTcgacaggtacatgtatgttatgccccgcaataaaaaaaaaatcaaaaggattTTCAACATATATGTAGATTAAATCCTTATAAGCCAGGCAGTTATTTTTTCCGTCCTCCATTCCAAGTCCATTTCATGGTAAATGATTTCAATCGTCGAGCCATCTTTATACTCTGCACGGACAGACATCATCGTAACAAGTGATATCACAATCCTAAATGGGTAGGGATGTGTTTACAAACATTGCACACACCCAAGTGTCCAGGGCTGGTGATATACAACCACATAGCCAACAAACTAAGGGGTACTCTAACAAAGAACAATtaagaaacaaacaaataaatgtcCGCTGAGATTGACTCACTTTGACATTAAAAATTGGGCCGGAGTGTGACAAAAATACTCATTCCTTTCGACAAACACATACATTACCTAGGGAGAGGATGTAGTCTCCGCTACCGCCTGTAACTATATACTGTCGTAACCATTTAATATTCTCTGAATATATTTGGCGAATTTCACCCTTTTCCTTTGATTATACAATAATTGGAATAAGCGTGCGTTAGTGCATTGTCCTAGTGCAATGCCTCCTGAGGCTGTCGTGGTGACCGCTTCCTCTCAGTACAAGATCTAAGATGAATGtttgtgttacatgtatgtgtttttgtagcatcttataaaattcatgataattaagaaaaattctcTGGTTTTTTTTCACCTGatagaaaatttttattatatatacaatgtcaatgtactttacatgtacatgtaccataccattatttcaatattgctaTAAATTATATGTAACAACCTATGCCATGAGATGTATGTCttgtgcaaataaagaatgaaatgTGCATGTtataatctacatgtacctaaCTACCTAGTCCTTGTTGCACCCGGAGGCACACAGGACAAGGACTAGAGATTTCCATTCTTCTCTGTTCTTGGCCATCCTTTCCATCTCTCCCCGGGTAAGCTTCATGTCTTTGAGTTCGCCTCCATGTTGTTCtttgaccagcctttcctccTTTTCCCCTCTGGGGTTCATGTTTTAATGGTGtagtataaatgtacatgtagacttggagaaaaatttaagaataaaataattaattattcttttctgttgtttatttattatatcgtATCTAATAAAATATTACTGAATTATCGTCTTTTTCAGTAAGATGTGCCTCTTATGCCTACTTACGTATATATTGAGAGTTATTATAAATGTATAGGAAAAGAAAGCACTTCTAGCGAACAATTTTTTTCCGATTTGGAACgaaaaaaattatcttactAGACAATATTATTAATGTAGTAAAAATTCACTGGATTTCAGCGATTGGTTAAAGTATGAGATATAGTATAAGTCACagatgattaaaataaaatgtctcAATTTGAATTACGTGAACTTCTTTTActataaaaaaagaatcaacATTCTTTGAAGTTTCAGTCCACCACACCTAGCTTTACAACCTTGAGGCTCAGGTAgaacatttaaatattatttagatTGACGCCCACTGTTGGAAAATCGATGCGAAAAGTATAATCCGTCgctaatgaaaacaatttcaatGGCGGACTGCTAGAAGTTTACAAATGGCGGAGAAGCAGTTCAAGTTGAAGTTCGATGGAGCGAACGCAAAAGCTGTTGACGAATATTTAGAATACTCCAGGTATTTATTTTCGTTCTTTTTTTCCCTGTCAGATCCGAACTAAATAGGAAGAATAGCGTCAGAGATGGTAGACCTATTAGGATTGTCACTTCtgattttcattgatttaaaagGTGGATCAAAAATACTCTATAATGGTCACATTTAAATAGTGGAATAAATGATCATTTGACAAGTTTCGGAAAGACTGACAAATTCACTTTCATCAATAATAGGTTCATGTTGATGTAAAATTCATCCTACTATACATGTAAACTGAGTAATATAGATGACTCTTGGGAGAAAATTACAATTCATCAAAACGCATATagcataattttatatttgctatATCAcgaaaattacaaattaatgAAGTGTGCATAACTTATGCAGTGAGTTTAATATTATGGATTGACTTTGGCATTTAAACCCTTTTATCATTCTATATCTTTTGGCTTTCGATTTTATTAATGTGTTTAAATGATTTCAGTTTGACATAAATGTCTATTAAAATTTGGACGAAAATCAAAGCCCACAAAGTCAgtaaaaataatgattgaaaAACTAGgctaaaatgttttctttacgACACCTTACgtattttatctattttgttTGATTCAGTGCGAGGGGGATACCCTTAAAATCAGTCGCAGATAGTTCAAATTTTCGGTATAAATatgggaattaaaaaaaaaatcaaatccatTTATAAAGGTTATTGTTAAAAATACAtcgtgaaaaaaaacccactattGCAACCTTaatgttttttcaatttatttatagtATACGTGTTTACTTTTTTGATATCTTGATGTCTAGACGAGTCtcaatttttaatgataatcgATATAAACTATGCATCTACTTTTACTTGTAATTTTCAGGATAGTGGGAGAAGATGATGGGGGAGAACTGTTCACACCTGAGCAGTATGAAGAGTATAAGAAGAAGGTCCTACCAATGGTACGAACAAACAAtcaaaacaagtaaacaaataaacaaactgtattatttgtggtatattaaataatacaaaaaaaaccctcaacGATACCAACAACAAACAAGGAAAATCGCGCTGATAGTTAGACACCATTTACACCTAGTATACACCCTTACCATAcaacataatttgtttttacgATGTCATCATGAATGTACGAGTCATTCAGTAGCTTCGGATTTCAGTCGACCTCATCAGTGATAAATCAATTTCGAATGCCATAATCATGCCTGATTACTTTTTCATTAGCTACATGTAGATGGCGCTGGACCGGAACCGGTGCAAAATCGGACATGCGTGTATCATATGGAGCATAACTCTATATTGTTGAccttaaaattataattataaattgtgaaatatgctgatcatatttcatttgtatataTCTTTCAACAGAGAATCAAGAACCGCCTGTACACCTGTTGGACAGGTCCAACCGGCATGGACTGTAAACTAGTCGGACCGGAGACGCCATGCTTTTGCAAACACAGGTACAATGCCTATCCACGCAAACTCcatacaatatataaaaagaagTTAGCTTCAAACCTCGCCCTCACAAATTAGTTGGAATCAACACAAGACAGGCatatattttgtcaaatttcGCCCTCACACAAATTATTTGGAATATTTTAGGTACAAACAACACAAGACAGACTTTGAAGTCATTCCGACGGATCGGCCCATCCTCCTTCCTTGTAAACAGAAAGGCTGCAAGTGTGTGTCCTACAATTACGTCCCAATGAACGGAAGCCAACCTATCCGCTGCACATGCAAGCATACGTCAGAGGAGCATTTCGAGTTTGATCCTTTCATTTGCAAACGCAGTAAggcttaaaattgtttttgtttaagttgtattttgtttaaaactttttgaaatatatatttgttttctcCACAGACAAAAGTATACCTTCTGTTAAGAACAATGCTATAGTATAGGTTATCGGTATCACTTTTAAATATGGCTGGATCTGACGGTTTAAAGTTTGATAACgcattactttgattttttagcACAGACAGGAGGTTTGTATACTTAGTCCTTAAGTTTCACTTGATCATAATCCTTTAATACTTTAAATGATGgataaaatttttgttttgttttagcgTTAACCTAACCGTGTGTTATGACTTTTAGCACTTTGTGGATTACTCTCAccttttgaaaatcattttagtGGTTATAGCTTTTGTTTGCTTTGTGCCACTTTTCTTTTTCCGAGTGACGTAACAattcaattattatttattaagatTCACTCTCCTTAATTGGTATTGTAGATACTTTACTTTatctaattgagagagagagagagagggagagagagagagatatcagagagagagagagagagagagagagagagagagagagagagagagagagagagagagagagagagagagagttttcaCTACCGGAGAAACTTTTATTCctataacttaaaaaaatgtttaattaattcaaaaacTCTTTCTTTTCTTAACATATATTTCTTCTACTGCCTTTCACGATGTGATTTTTGCGGTGAATTATTGTCTTCGCTGTATTTCTCCATTATCAAAAAcgtcaataaaatatttacttcaATTTCAGGAGGCTGCACCAAGTGTGCTGGGTTTAAGAGTTCCTTTACCTGTGGGTGTGGCGCTCCGGTCAAGGAACACACGATGATCGTGGAGACGGGCGAGGAGCGGGAGGCCCGGGGCCACCCCCTAGGGGAGTCCACGCCTTACGCTGCCATGGGAGGAATCACCGGCTTCTCGTCGCTAGCTGACGGGTACCAGCGACTGGACCCCAGTGGAAAAGGTAAGTTATTTACGTAGTCTAGAGTCATCCGATGTCTGACATCTAGAGAGGTGGGGGTTAGAATTCGTCATGTAATTCACCATACCcccaatttacatttttcatttaaaatgattttctgtCTATGACATTAAGgttctatacacccacagtttattccatttttcaatagaagaccacaaaacatatacttattaaatattaaaatgatgatagggatactataggtatttttaaagaattttcaaatgtttttttccgtttttgtaaaataatttttaaaaagttacctattaacaaattaagagattttttttgtcatatgatggatatttccttcggacacctaaaagaaaatataacacttcttaacattcaaaaatgttattattgcaattttttttagtatttccccaaaacgtaatttttcatattgtcttactctgttgacaaatcatctgaaaaggctgcttgatgttataagaaaatgtattttaataaatgtcacatcaaaaaattgaatgaaaatcaatgcaaataaacacaaaaaatattttaaattttatttggtatgaaagttcctcaggtaagaggcccaaacaccttggggacttttcatttctgagatgaagaaaatttcctaaacatcatgttggaatgataaatacatacatatttcattataggcctatataagtAGGTATAtttgctttaatgcaaaactaagtcaaataaataaaggggaaaattaactaataggatttatgtatcccaacctgagagaaattcaaagccaccctccCATCCCCCTTAAGGTGATAAGgaacacctgtcgatattaatgtggattaaagtatattatatttgatatactttcaccggtttagaattttctttcacaaaattcaaccaaaaaatacgttttagaaaattttgaaaagttaaaatttttattgtcCTCAACGGGATTCGAACTTATGACCTACAGGTtagtagtgaacccactaaacCCACTTCGCCACGCTGTTAGATGAAGATGACGGGaaagaaagtacatgtattcaaaaattatacttgattttattgtttatttcgatatataatacgacacaacgtgaaggtgtcacataccgcattattgtaagtaatgaattttccaattatcaagtTAAATCTATTCagataacaattttttcaaaagagcggtccccacactattcgcctcagtttaaatcagacAGTGCCGGAAATGCATGCTTCCAGATaaacttttttgcgtactgcgtcatcaaaaagtggtgtatagagccaccttaagtgCCTGTAAAGTTTTGTCAAATTTAATACGGTCATTTTAAATATAGTATTGTGATTAtggatttcttttatttcatagtATGTTTACTTAATTTCGTTCAGTGTTGTACAATATTGTTTTGCATGTCGCATGTGAAAGTGTATTGCAACACCGTGATTAATAATTCATTCATAATTGATATCATTAATAATGATTAATTATTAAGGCATCTACTTTTTACAAAAGGGGCACCAAACAAGGGTTATTTGGAGCAGTCAATTACATCTAACGACAACCCGTTCTTACGAGCTAACGTGCAGGCCATTAAAGCTCACCAGATGAGGAAAGAGGGAAAAGGTAGGGCTAGGAAAGTTTTATTTGTTATctgtttgtttaacaaaatttacttGAAATAGTATTGGATCACTGTATAATAATATTCAAACAAGTATTGCAATAGTATATGAtgagattttatatttatttcatcacTGAATTGGTATTCTAACTCATTAGGTCTGACAAACCCTGATGACGAAATGTTTGATGACATCACAGAGCGCGTGTCTCAGATGCGACGACCAGGGGAGGAAGACATGGCATACTACGAAAGACGATATCAGGAGAGAGTAAGTCCATCACGTGTTGGTTGTTATGAAAGGGGAAATTTAGAATACTTGCATGTAAGACATGTGGTAAATTTATACAACAGAAATTTGTTTCGCAGGCTctcaaatatttatttcctgttgaaactttaatcattttaatgttaattcaacggattttttttatgtttgttatTCTAGCGACAAGTAGTCCCCAGTGGTGCGCAAGGATTGGACAACGGTGCACTCCGTCCCGGAAGTAGGAAAGCCATCGAACAAAAACCAGGTTCCGGACGAAGACCTGCGTCTAAAAAGTGAAGATCAGGGTCTATATAATGTTTGACTGTATGTtgattaaagtgtgtgattgagacgttttcatatatttatttattatcattgaACATTGAGCCAAATCAGATCATTACGTTGTATcgtgttggtttgttttgttgaaTTACTGTACCAGGATTTTTGCGGTACAAGAGACATGCGTTTTAAACGAAAGGGAGGCTTTCGGTATGGAAATAAGAAATTAGATTAGATTTAAGCTTATTTATGTTTTTCCTCATTTCTTTTTCTTCATATGTTCCTCGATTATGTTGTATAAAGATAAAccatataaaatgtatatataaccaTATTTATGTAATAGCTCATATCTTATAGTGTTgaggtaaattttttttctttggcaaTAAATCGATCattgatatttacaattttgacAAAACTTTCCAATTTATAAATTGtgtttcatttttgttgttttcataATCAGCGAcagtttgattattattttttaaatacacctAAAGCAAACTTGTATAGCGCTTAATTGCCTGTTGAATAGTTTTGAAGCAGCaaatttttattgcattatttGGAACTATAACTTTTCCTTTccctttaaaatatattctgaGGTGATGTCCCCTAACTGATAGATCTAGAAATTAACgcttttatgtattttaagaaCCATGTTCAGTagattatttattataaaagtcTTATTTATATGTATGTACTGGAGGTGCATTGAAAAAAGCAATAATATAGTGCAACTATGTTTACAGACTTGTTTTTCATTTATGATATGCATTTATAATCATCGAAACATAATTTTCATGT carries:
- the LOC128181711 gene encoding protein FAM221A-like isoform X2, producing MAEKQFKLKFDGANAKAVDEYLEYSRIVGEDDGGELFTPEQYEEYKKKVLPMRIKNRLYTCWTGPTGMDCKLVGPETPCFCKHRYKQHKTDFEVIPTDRPILLPCKQKGCKCVSYNYVPMNGSQPIRCTCKHTSEEHFEFDPFICKRRGCTKCAGFKSSFTCGCGAPVKEHTMIVETGEEREARGHPLGESTPYAAMGGITGFSSLADGYQRLDPSGKGAPNKGYLEQSITSNDNPFLRANVQAIKAHQMRKEGKGLTNPDDEMFDDITERVSQMRRPGEEDMAYYERRYQERRQVVPSGAQGLDNGALRPGSRKAIEQKPGSGRRPASKK
- the LOC128181711 gene encoding protein FAM221A-like isoform X1, whose product is MAEKQFKLKFDGANAKAVDEYLEYSRIVGEDDGGELFTPEQYEEYKKKVLPMRIKNRLYTCWTGPTGMDCKLVGPETPCFCKHRYKQHKTDFEVIPTDRPILLPCKQKGCKCVSYNYVPMNGSQPIRCTCKHTSEEHFEFDPFICKRTQTGGGCTKCAGFKSSFTCGCGAPVKEHTMIVETGEEREARGHPLGESTPYAAMGGITGFSSLADGYQRLDPSGKGAPNKGYLEQSITSNDNPFLRANVQAIKAHQMRKEGKGLTNPDDEMFDDITERVSQMRRPGEEDMAYYERRYQERRQVVPSGAQGLDNGALRPGSRKAIEQKPGSGRRPASKK